The genomic DNA TATTTTACTCTAGATCTCTTGGAACGGAATTAAAATTTCACATGATTCCGTCTTGACACTGAGAAATTTAGATTACCGATTACAGCCACAGCATCATCCCTGTCTGATGTGTAAGGTATAGTAAGTACGGTTGTAGGCTACAAAATCAACGTGTTTTTACCTGAGCGGCCAATCGCAGTCAGTGCCGGTAAAAATATTTTGACCTTTAGCGCTGAAAAAAGTTGCGGagtacttttaattttctaCGCCAAAATTCACCAATTGCAGTCTTTTTTTCTGCTCAATAACAAAGGTAGGTTCATTAACTGAAGGTGGGTAAAGTGATTGTGGGCCAAATTGAGAACTATCAAAAATGCCCGCCAGCGCTCCCAAGTTAATGGGGACCTTATAAGATCCAACGACTGCAACGGCACCTGGAAAACCGTATAAAAAGGAATCGGTTTAAtcgagcaaaacaacaattttacaCGTACAGCATacttttttggtacatttctttgccatcactaaATGACTACTAAGAATACGGCGTGAATAATACCGATTGGGGAATTCAAGTCAGTTCATAAAGGTCTTGATCAAataagcgacgacgaaattttctttacatttctgaacttggatatggttagAAAAGTTCGCTTGCCTTTGAAAAGTTAATTGGGTAGTAATCAAAGAATGCCAACTCACCTTTTAAGCCACATTTTCGCCGCCGTCGCCGCACGGCACAGATCTTAATGTCCCTTTTGGTTTTCAACCGAGCGGAGACAGAAAATACATTCATTATCCTTTTTTGTTCACGCAGACAACCATGAGAGGAAAGACAATGTGGAAATTTCTTCTGCTGATGATGCTTCTTGACCTGCTTTTTCATACTGCGGAACCTCTTATTAAAATTAAGAGAAGACGAAGAAGCCGGAGAAGACGAAGAAGCTGGGGATTTGGTCGTGACACCCCAGCTGAACATGAACATGGCGGCAAGATGAGTGAGTACTTAAAGTCGCTGTTCAATCATGACGGTTCATTTGTAATCTCAAGGCGGTTTAACGATCAAaatcagaaaagaaaacctaCAATATATTGAGCGAGCTTATTTTTCTACattatataacaattatattTTTCCCAACAACAGGGCTTCAGTTTGTTCCAGTCTCATTTTTACTCCCTGTTTTCAAAGAACTCCTGAATTACGCCAATGAACATGATTCATTTGGTTAATCTGATATTCAAAACATCATTTACCAAGCTAGGGGCTTAAATAAGGAATTATTTCTTAGactaatttttattgttttatattttaaggTGATCAAACAGAGTGGAATCAAGTGGAGAACTTGTCTGTTGAACAAGATTGAAGTTCGAGaaacaagcaaactgttttgggaaaggaaaataaatgaataaaatgaaagtaATCAGGTTGAGGTTCATTGTAAATTACCGCGGATCGTAAAAATATTAAATCTGGCAATTGATTAGGCCACCCTAATAAGCATTTTGACGCCTCGGAATCGAAATGTGCCATGAGATTTAAGTTTGATCGCAGGCACCCTTCACTACCGGTATTCTAAGACAACTTAATTTACAATTGATACACGATCTAATTCCATTACATTTGTTTTACAAGTGTTAAAGCGAAAGAAATTTGCGTTTACGACTTAAGTATATTTAAAACACTGATAAGATTCTGTTGTTTCTTCATACAATACACTACAAAATTAAGCTCATGAATTCTTAAAAGGGAACATAGTAAAGTTTGAAGGTTTTAATTATCGTGAAAAATGCGATGAGAAAATTAGCCCAAAATTTATGATTTCCTCATTGGTTCGATTCTCAATAAACAACTTGTTCATTATTTGCCCGTCAATCGCTGTCCTAGTACGTACGCCATATATCCGGTACGTAacgctagcaaaaaaaaaaatactaatgaAAAATTACATCTTCCTCTCCAACAAAGATGCCTTCTAAGCGTTATATCAAATGTTTTAATAGAACGAAAGAGAATCTTgcaaaactgttaggctaacaagttttcaaaacccacaattgcaatccgttttaacCTTCTTCAACTTTATTCATGCATCCGTGCCTTTAATTTTGTACTTGCCTTGTTATATAGGCGCTCTCTGCTGTTTTTAGCGGCTATTTtctgtttcactcagtttggtggcAGCCCCTTTAATTTTCCCTTATATAGTCCAAATTAAGGCACAATTTTTCTTGGTTAAATGAATAACGACGGAGCGGCGCGGTGGCCAGCaaggcggataaaggttgggcggtgaaacgagcgctccgctcttcatttaatgtgtgatgcgaaGTAGGACTGCCACAAGCGCTCTTTCTGCGCTTCTGGTGCGCTTCAATGCctgcgaaattttcctttttgcaaaccggaaatcctattttctttctgtaatttcatgctacaatgttaaatagataaattcgtttcataacaatatcaataaacagtttcatatgtttgtgtctttacgtctataagtcaaacttgttggtcgtataatgccaaaatttgagtttaatttggaagtgttgaatacctcctccttccacttatcacctaatcgtctttcgccgtttcgtttgcaaaagcttaacacttcttaacctcaatttctacatatgttaaaggaggataaattttatataacataacaaaaaattagtttgatatatatttatatagtggcgttgtacttcttcaaactttgcttctcgggtgcaacgcgccatggcgattcgcacAATGCATTGTAAATCCGGCAAccgaatgtaaacaaaatttattgaagttagctgtaaggttttttctccgtttttctctctagaacaaaacaaggtaaacagaaaaaactgagggaaaactaattttgaagtttcgaaaaaacagaaAGACGTCTGAGATGTTTTcgaggatgatggtgattgaaattagtaTAATTttaccttgcacgagctgcactcatttataaaatacacgtcatctagttatgaaacacgatctgctgtcttttagttttgccatggatgacatggatgagattttccgtcgtgttttagacagtacttagttgtttttgttttggaataacatcgacattggcgagtagcagaacgaaaatataattcagtggtagagtcatggaagtagtAAGAGacaccctttgaaagagatgtttgtctactccaactaaaccgcccgcaaaaatagcaacatttgcctctcggagacagcgtaccagcacaaaggaacgaggaagaagtgcaagaaaacaattcaagccaccataattcagtgacagcggcagtgtctaatgtacaaaccacatcatatcgcaagccctgaccgaagtcgaaaacaagcgacatttctaagcagagtcccagtccactgcatcacacctttttgctcggacgcgctcgtttcaccggccaacctttatccgccctggtggCCAGAGTTGAATGACTCCTCcaattaaaatattttcaggGTATCTTTAAGTCGAACCCTTTCACACATTATGTGAAATTTTCACTCTAACTTTTACATTCTGTGACCGAAATCCTATTTTGTTACCATTTAAATAAAACTCTTTGAAAGGACTCCGGCGTAGTACCAGTTATTTCTTAGGATCCAGAGCTGGGAAGGtaacaaaatttgaattcttaaGAGAATTTCAGAGACGAAAAGGTTTAAAATCATCTTTCCTTTAAAATCTGAATGCCTTTAATAACCTAGCCCGTGAGACCAGATGGGTTCTGTTTCATAAGCCGAGAAAACTGtgaagtgaaaataataaaaaaatgttaaggGCATACTCTCTTAGGCTATTCAGAATACCCTACAGTCTCAAAGACTCATCTCTTTTGCTAGATATGAGAGATTATATCTATATTATATCTATTCTTTCACGCGGAAACTGACCCGGAAGCAGCTAACTCAAAGTCGTGCCATTTTAATTACGATTATTTGGACCACTCTTTCTAAGGCTTGCATGATTTCGAACTGACAACGGTAGCGATTTTATGCCGTACTGTGTTGTTGCAAAAATCGTCGTTGTTTCAAACCAAATTTTGATGCGATTTCTAATTTGGCGGATACTTTTTACATCAAATGACAGGATGCCCTAGGTGAACCTTTCCATAAAGGCAAGAGAGATCGACTAGGCCAcagattatttttttcttgataaagCTTAGAATACAGAAATAGTGGCAACTCacggaaaaaacaaaaagttagaATTGCCCTTTACGTCTCTCGGATAACACGAATGTTTTAGACAAGGATCAAGTGTCAGATAAATAAACACTGAGCCAGCAAGGAAGTAAATAATAGACTCGGCGAGTAAAAGAAGGGAGGCAAACAGAAGAGAAGACTTCCCATTTGCGGTATCGCTGTAACAAACGTGTCTTCAACTTGTTTCTGTTAATagtaaataatgaaacaatAGGCCGGGCGGAAATATTGTGATTTATATCATAGAATGAAGGCAATAAATACAGATCAATGCGCACTCTGTTTCACAACCAACTGGAGTAGCTCGAGATTCCTTGATCAAGATATTTTTGGCCGGTTCTTTAATTCCTGTTCAGCTCAATTACTATAAGAGGTGAGTAACTGACTTGATTTACTTTCAAATTCATGTTTTGTCTAACTGGATATATCAGTGACTAAAAGCTGGTTAGTTAAAATTTTCTCGTGATATTACAATTAACAAATATTTATATTGTCTATCTTTGTATTACGAAGTTCATTCATCCAAGTCCTTTTTTCCGTGTGATACTAAGGGAAATCGTAAAATCGTTAGGGACTGGACCATTAGAATTATTATGAGGTGGGAGTGGGAGTTTTCGaggtgcatgaatttttttcgttaatatttcccttgcatgaattttttagGCTAGCCcaggaatattttttagggcTACTCGGCgtacatgattttttttattttcataagaTTTTCCCTTGCCAGAACATCCCTTAATTGGAGTTAAACTCTATTAGGAAACTAAACGGTGATTGTCTTTTTTCTATAGCTTATTCTCTCTTGTCAGTTTAGAGACGACCATGGACGGAAACAAAATGGCGAAATTTCTGTTGTTGCTGATAGCTGTTGACCTGCTGTTGTTTTCGTCAACTGAGGGTAAACCATGGTGGAAACGTCGACGTTCAAGTCGTAGGCGCTGCTCTTCTTCCAGGCCAGGAGGAGTCGCGTGGGTGAACCAGTGGCAACAACCTTTCTCCTACTATTGCAGTAGCAGTAAGCCAGTTGCTGTACATATAAactgagagagagagagaatcACTAAATGATTATCCTTTCTTTGACGCTGCTTGCCTGTAAAGATCCAACTCACTCGCTTCCCCTGTATGTAATACACATACCCCGAAGCATTTGCTGCAACTTTTCAACTAGATTCCTGTGTATATACAGTCTTCATCTGTGGATTGgaatattatttttctctttcttttcctttctcccGACAGACAGTTTCGTTTGTTAAGCGAACCTATGATTCTCTCAAGCTCGGACAAAGTGATGGATAAATATTTCaatattcctttattttttttgcaatcTCGCACTCATTAGCTCTCTGACTAACACACTAATTATGTAGACGCATGCTCTTAAAAGTAAAATAGATGGAATAGAAAGAATAGGATGACAAATTGTCCCGTACAATTGAACAAGTTTTTAACTGCTTTTTATTGGCTTGTTCCATTTCTTGTTTGTGTAATGTTTAGGCTATTTTTTGAACTTTTGGCAAAGTCAGCATCGCAACTGCAAAGAAGACCGCATCCATTACTTCCGATGTGGGTATGGTCCAGCGCCATACAGTGCGAGCAACTGCTTTTGGACATACACTGTAAATAGCTTTGACGGGCCAGTGAACTTCAAATGCCCCTACAATGGCTTCATTACTGGAGTGGCAAGTGATTCTTACAGCGGCCATCACAAAGACCGCACGTAAACATAATTCCACTACTAAAATCCTACGCTTTATCAGAGGGAAGTCGTTACGTCATTTTGCCATGTTAGCAAAGAATTCTGGATCTCAGCAAAACCGTGGTCTTGCAAATATGGCagaacaaaacgaaaaaaaagattGACATGACTTGTGTGAGTTTCCCGTGCATGATTTTGTCACTCAGGATCAAAACGGTAGCCCCCTTTTCTTTCATCTTTCATCGTTTGACAATGTAAATGGCTTTCTTTGAAAAGAAAgattgagatccagaaattttcctaccatggtaacgtgacgtcacacttctacTTTCAGCTTACAAGTGTTAAATGCACAGTCCAGGAAAATGCAAAGATTTAATTTTATCAACACAGTTGATAAAACCAACTCTTTGTCTGTCTTTCACTCCCTCACCGACGTAGCACCACAGCTTCATTAGAAACTAACCCTTTATTCATCGGTCCAGAGACAAAAGCCATTCACCTTTCTCAGTTCTCCTCTGAAGATGAGAGGTGGTTAAAATTGTCATCACAGTttagttgttttgtttcgtGGTAAAAGCATTTACACTAATACACTGCATGTACAACCCGAAAGTAAGAGCCATTAAGTAACCCAAGGCGGACCTAATAATAGCTTCTGCAAACAATGTCACTATCAGttgttcagttcattttttttctttctgggtTTCCAACGACAGGTTTCGGTTCCGCTGCTGTGATATAAAGGGATATTTAAAGCACAGTTGCCATCACACTCTATATCAGAACAACTGGGACCAGGAATTGAAGTACTCTGTTCCCTATGGATTCTATCTGTCTGGAGTGGAGAGTTATCACGATAACCATCGCGAGTAAGTGTTGAGATAACTTGCATAGTCCCTGGAAGCTAAAGGTGcacagaattaaaaaaaaaacctcttctGCAACTACGCCGGGCTCCCACATATTTGTACAAGCTCCAACGCCGCATCACGCGTACCAGGGAAACTGCTGAATTGTGGGATGAATATGTTGAAAGAGAAGCTGAACTTCAGCATGGTTTTTAAAGGATCTTTATCTTTGCAAATACGAAAGACAACCTCAAAATGTTAGTTTAATTAGTATAAACGACGTCAAAGGGgaagaaacagaattttcttcGGGTTTGCATAGCCTGAAATACGCACGACAGAGTGTTACTTATTCTTACTAAAAATGTCGACTTAAGCCATAAACTAAAAGCTGTTTGGCGAAGATTTTAAAAGCTTCAACCGTCGAAGAAATGGGTAAATAAGGCCACAACGTGTAGATCTTTAagttaaaaacgtttttcataATCGTGGCTTAACGTGTGCACAGTGTTTACATTCTCTCACGCATTCTCTCTCACCAAAAAGGCGGCCAATCAAAGAAAGCCACGACACACTGACAGTTCCTTTAGTTCACCACCACGTCAAATGTTCCACAATTGAAAGTTAATTGCTCGTGAGTGCCCCATTTTAcattttcatattaattttttctattcAGGGATCGCCGCTGGAAGTTTGAGATTTGCAAAATCACTAAAAGCGTTGGAAAATGAAGACTACTTTCAAGGGAGCAAGCAAGTCTCAGCAAAGAGAAAATTTAAGACTAAACGCTTAGTTAAACTACCTGGGGAAGGTTAAGGTTTAAGGTTAAGGAAAGCtctcacattttttttatttaactgaAAATATGTCTGTATGGAGATGGATgggataataaataattaaaaagcaCTATTGTTGTTATGTTAATGCctcactttcaaatttgttgAATAAATTCGAATCAGCCTTTTTCATCAGCTTAGCTCAAAACAGAGAGACGAGAAAGAGCAAAAAGTACTTCAATCTTTTTTTTGGTAGTGAAATGTAAGAAGACAGTATGAAAAATAAGCGGGGTGGTTGCAGCTTGTATTAATTTGGCTGCGGGTTGAGTGATATATGAGAACTGGAACATGTCTTACACAATAAAGTTTTTGTCTAGCAAACACAAGTTTATGAGCAAAGGATCAGGAAGTATATATTTTTGATGACCCGCCTACATTTCGTAATTGTGGAAATTAGAGCCAATTCTTCCTGAGTCACACACattgatacaaaaaaaaaaacaaacaacaacaaaaacgagTTCAAAGAACAGTTGTGCTTTCTTATCCGACTTTGAACGTGCACAGGTTGAAAAAAggcgtttccgtttccgtttttgtaacGGTTACCTCACGGAAACCTGAATATCCGCAGACGGAATTGTAACTAACCGTTGCGGGAAACACCTGTATCCGTCATGTTTCAGTTTCTGCGGACACGCTTAAACGCATCCCTTATACTCGCGTTTCCGTCAGGTTTACTCTTGCGGAAACGCTAACTGCCGTCATGTTTCCGCAGCTCGTAAATTCAGGATACTCAATTATCCGTTGAGTTTCCGGAACAATGAATGCGGAAACTCAGTTTGACCGGTTTACTTTCTGCAGCCTTCATGTTTCCACAGATTCCACTTTCGGTGGATTATTCACTGGATTTCCTAAATGTGTTAACTTTACTTAACCACCCAGTTTCGAATCATATGTTCATTCTATCCGGTATATAAAAAAGTGGACGTTTGTGAGACTACCCTGGACCGTTTCATGCATCCACAATGACCCATTTTCGCTGATACACACAAATCAAGCTGAGTCATATTTAGGTGCATTTTTGGTATTAAAGTTTTCattaaaataattctctctccattttcatataatatgtacatatgtatattaaatattttcacaataaaaagaGACTCCTTACAATGTATTCCTATTTTCTATATCCAAACTGTAACTTATCAAtttcaataggccacttccgagttccaaaaattctcactttcaaaacgagacgAGGTGCGCAACCTCTCTtgtgaaatgagttttatttgcatgagaatgaaaaatgatttccatatcaaaggctgagcacttaacctcgttttgaaacagaggcccggggaactcggaaatgacctattaaataatccttttagaattgacaaaattcaaaattttttccttgaaatgattTGGTAGAGGACATTATACGggggcgcgaagatatgaattttattttcgagtggaaaaacaatattttacgaacgagcgcagcgagtgagtaaaatattgtttttgccacgagaaaataaaattcatatcttcaagccgccgtgtaatgttctttttattatatagacaaaaagacatcgataaaataatagagggaaattaccgaaattacgtcatcgataaaatcacgtgtgagattatggaaaataaaccactcgggtcccggatgtagtttttatgaattctaCGAGtggtatagagtgttttcactcacgtgacttgGTTTCCTAGCAACCTTActatccgccatgttggtgtcccaagaaagaaagcgtgagctggtcacttattgtatttacagctgtatttatcgatttaaactgtgaaagatcaatcTTATATGGGTTTCTCTTACCATGGTTCTGTGTAATATTGTTGGCTGTGGCAACAAGAGTggaaaaagttcacaaaaaaaggattctGCAGTGAAATTTAGTCGCCTTCCGAAAATCTTTAGAAGGCGAAATGATGGAGCAGTTGACGACCAGTAGAAGACGTGCAT from Porites lutea chromosome 6, jaPorLute2.1, whole genome shotgun sequence includes the following:
- the LOC140941601 gene encoding hemagglutinin/amebocyte aggregation factor-like is translated as MDGNKMAKFLLLLIAVDLLLFSSTEGKPWWKRRRSSRRRCSSSRPGGVAWVNQWQQPFSYYCSSSYFLNFWQSQHRNCKEDRIHYFRCGYGPAPYSASNCFWTYTVNSFDGPVNFKCPYNGFITGVASDSYSGHHKDRTFRFRCCDIKGYLKHSCHHTLYQNNWDQELKYSVPYGFYLSGVESYHDNHREDRRWKFEICKITKSVGK